Proteins from one Tetrapisispora phaffii CBS 4417 chromosome 8, complete genome genomic window:
- the RTC5 gene encoding Rtc5p (similar to Saccharomyces cerevisiae YOR118W; ancestral locus Anc_5.431): MGQGSSIPEASSGDSNESIKDLTSELEIVDYFNKRVISQFSNIELLCFKHLLEIDDYSTIIDDAVVYKLLQIQDVSDRLRNLILNFIKRLTNFPFISTVADNVTAYGLLKTIVILQKQKFIKYTNNNQLNMLKILFIALGDYDREEDNKKILDCHNISISTILTTYDGIPIHDISVSSSNMISFLTWILALSNVCPTNNSIVDTKHMFKYWEKYETSAISLVRSMNPDIIKPDDNQNILFIQFKTALETIMPHVYLPLEHLLNHLLFMESSLIKSQEIEISFQESKLMTFAVASQLSTLLRNDVVISKLHKLYSGRESGFSMRSFQSKAFKWNAPTILLISGMRVTDDVEYATKKNPRYKKFIDQYPRLRDLDQNLEPCHSKLRKVTFAVYVDEPWKVSNKLQFGGLKTLIVELSPRQDCFRAAKPGVIYFNTVGGGIGIGSSQPVQKKNSLSYTPGNVSLTIDNSLEFGAFRHTGYGGSIEPSSILQKKEDATRTFEIRFLIQDIEVWGCGGEKEIDEQLKQWAWEEEEAKKRQRVNLKSMGEDRALLEMAGIIGNHAHSGGSL, encoded by the coding sequence atggGTCAAGGTTCATCAATACCTGAAGCTTCTTCAGGAGATTCAAATGAATCAATAAAAGATCTTACTTCTGAATTGGAGATTGTtgattatttcaataaGAGAGTGATATCTCAATTTTCCAATATTGAACTACTTTGTTTCAAACATCTTCTTGAGATAGATGACTATTCTACTATAATTGATGATGCTGTTGTTTATAAACTATTACAAATCCAAGACGTCTCTGATAGATTGAGAAATCTAATacttaattttattaaaaggCTAACCAACTTTCCTTTTATATCAACAGTGGCAGATAATGTGACAGCTTATGGTTTATTGAAAACCATAGTAATATTacagaaacaaaaatttataaaatatacaaataacaatcaattaaatatgCTAAAAATTCTGTTTATTGCTTTAGGAGATTATGATagagaagaagataataaaaaaatattagactgccataatatttctattAGTACTATCTTAACTACATATGACGGTATTCCAATACATGATATTTCAGTTTCCTCATCCAATATGATATCATTTCTAACATGGATTTTGGCTTTATCAAATGTCTGTCCAACTAATAATTCCATAGTAGATACCAAACATATGTTCAAATACTGGgaaaaatatgaaacaTCTGCAATCTCTTTGGTAAGATCCATGAACCctgatattattaaaccAGATGATAATCAgaacattttatttatcCAATTCAAAACTGCTCTAGAAACTATAATGCCACACGTGTATTTACCATTGGAACATCTTTTGAACCATTTACTTTTTATGGAATCCAGCCTAATTAAATCccaagaaattgaaatatcatttcaggaatcaaaattaatgacATTTGCTGTTGCGTCGCAATTATCAACATTGTTAAGGAACGATGTTGTTATTTCAAAACTTCATAAATTATACTCTGGAAGAGAGAGTGGATTTTCCATGCGTTCATTTCAATCAAAAGCTTTTAAATGGAATGCTCCTACTATTCTGTTGATATCTGGTATGCGTGTTACTGATGACGTTGAATATGCAACTAAGAAAAATCCtagatataaaaaatttatagaCCAATATCCTAGACTACGCGATTTAGACCAAAATTTAGAGCCTTGTCATTCGAAACTAAGAAAGGTTACTTTTGCTGTATATGTAGATGAGCCATGGAAGGTGAGTAACAAACTACAATTTGGAGGATTAAAGACTTTGATAGTGGAATTATCCCCAAGACAAGATTGTTTCAGGGCAGCAAAGCCAGGtgtaatttatttcaacaCCGTAGGTGGAGGCATTGGCATTGGTAGTTCTCAGCCTGTgcagaaaaaaaatagtcTTTCATATACACCGGGAAATGTGTCATTGACAATTGACAACTCTCTGGAATTTGGGGCGTTTAGACATACTGGATATGGTGGATCTATTGAGCCAAGTTCaatattacaaaagaaagaagatgCCACTAGAACGTTCGAAATCAGATTTTTAATTCAAGATATAGAAGTATGGGGTTGTGGTGGAgagaaagaaattgatgaacAACTGAAACAATGGGCATGGGAGGAGGAGGAAGCGAAGAAAAGACAAAGAGTAAACCTGAAGTCTATGGGTGAAGATCGAGCACTGTTAGAAATGGCAGGAATAATTGGAAATCATGCTCATAGTGGCGGTTCActataa
- the NEW1 gene encoding New1p (similar to Saccharomyces cerevisiae NEW1 (YPL226W); ancestral locus Anc_6.251): protein MPPKKIQSLDDFLNDQKPDANMVPSPFGGYFKKQESNQMPAQKNYNSYNQKRNWNDGSNYNKSTYQNYNQNPVRGYQYHQATVTPNTSGTPTPSASSTTLSSLPDNVAKLELSPVSALLSALSQSESIADCKKTADEIVAKFDESENYVNVNLEDWKVKEVLVKFLKPKNSALVRESALLVIDKLAQSLVTKTPQQIFLLQFVDLVLDAYADKESTVKRAAQHAIDSIISAFPAEALTSMVLPVILKYLASGAKWGSKLGALTVIDRIREDAPNDLLELTFREAIPVLTDVATDFKPELAKQAKQSLLEYVSILDNLDLVSRYELIVDTLQNPQKVPESVKALSGVTFVAEVTEPALSLLVPILNRSLNLSSSSQEQLRQTVIVIENLTRLVNNRYEIESFIPLLLPGVQKVVDTASLPEVRELAEKALEVLKEDEEGKTAGAFEGRLTLNSAKKFLTENLNQLPADKFDSKLSTLLNEPFVFENLCRYLANNSNVNDWKKIESYFKSTLGEDHADFIRNCLIHNLRALYHQEKEATDENEGIEIVNTDFSLAYGSRMLLNKTRLRLLKGHRYGLCGRNGAGKSTLMRSIANGQLEGFPDKDTLRTCFVEHKLQGEEGDLDLVSFIALDEQLQNTSREEIAKALESVGFDDERRSQTVGSLSGGWKMKLELARAMLQRADILLLDEPTNHLDVSNVKWLEEYLLENTEITSLIVSHDSGFLDTVCTDIIHYENKKLAYYKGNLAKFVEQKPEAKAYYTLTDSNAQMHFPPPGILTGVKSNTRAVAKMTNVTFTYPGRDKPQLENASCALSLSSRVAVLGPNGAGKSTLIKLLTAELVPDEGKVEKHPNLRIGYIAQHALQHVNEHKEKTANQYLQWRYKFGDDREVLLKESRKISDEEKELMTKEIDIDDGRGPRAIEAIVGRQKLKKTFQYEVKWKWWKPKYNSWVPKDVLIGHGFEKLVQKFDDHEASREGLGYRELTPSVITKHFEDVGLDAEIANHTPMGSLSGGQLVKVVIAGAMWNNPHLLVLDEPTNYLDRDSLGALAMAIREWSGGVVMISHNNEFVGALCPEQWIVENGKLTQKGVAEVDQSRFEDGGNTEAVGLAKKCLLHLLSTMILQLILRSNKE from the coding sequence CATTTGGTGGCTACTTCAAGAAGCAAGAGTCAAACCAGATGCCTGCTCAGAAGAACTATAACTCTTACAACCAAAAGCGTAACTGGAATGATGGAAGTAACTATAACAAAAGTACATACcaaaattataatcaaaaCCCAGTTAGAGGTTATCAATACCATCAAGCAACTGTTACCCCAAACACAAGTGGTACACCAACTCCATCTGCTTCCTCTACCACCTTATCATCATTACCCGATAACGTTGCAAAGCTAGAGCTTTCTCCAGTCTCTGCTCTATTGAGTGCTCTATCCCAGTCTGAATCTATTGCTGATTGTAAGAAAACTGCTGATGAAATTGTTGcaaaatttgatgaaaGTGAAAATTACGTAAACGTTAATTTAGAAGACTGGAAAGTCAAAGAAGTTCTagttaaatttttgaagcCAAAGAACTCTGCCTTAGTGAGAGAAAGTGCTCTTCTTGTAATCGACAAGTTAGCTCAAAGTCTGGTGACCAAAACTCCACAACAAATCTTCTTATTGCAATTCGTTGATTTAGTTTTGGATGCATATGCAGACAAAGAATCAACTGTCAAACGTGCTGCTCAACATGCTATTGATTCCATAATTTCTGCCTTCCCTGCTGAAGCTTTAACTTCTATGGTTTTACCTGTAATTTTGAAGTATTTGGCTTCTGGTGCTAAATGGGGTTCAAAATTGGGTGCACTAACAGTTATTGATAGAATTAGAGAGGATGCTccaaatgatttattagaattgACTTTCAGAGAAGCTATTCCTGTTTTGACTGATGTTGCTACTGATTTCAAACCAGAACTAGCCAAGCAAGCCAAGCaatcattattagaatATGTTTCCattttagataatttagATTTGGTTTCTCGTTATGAATTAATCGTCGATACTTTACAAAATCCACAAAAAGTCCCAGAATCCGTCAAGGCCTTATCTGGTGTCACTTTTGTTGCTGAAGTCACCGAACCAGCGTTATCATTGTTAGTTCCAATTTTAAACAGATCTTTGAActtatcttcttcttcacaAGAACAACTAAGACAAACTGTTATCGTCAtagaaaatttaacaaGATTAGTTAACAATCGTTATGAAATTGAAAGTTTTATcccattattattaccagGTGTGCAGAAAGTTGTCGATACCGCTTCTTTACCAGAAGTTCGTGAGCTAGCTGAAAAGGCATTAGAGGTTttaaaagaagatgaagaggGTAAGACTGCAGGCGCATTTGAAGGTAGACTGACTCTGAATTCAGCTAAGAAATTTTTGACTGAAAACTTAAATCAATTACCTGctgataaatttgatagCAAATTATCTACTCTATTAAACGAACcatttgtttttgaaaatttatgCAGATATTTAGCAAATAATTCTAATGTCAATGACtggaaaaaaattgaatccTATTTCAAATCTACCTTAGGTGAAGATCACGCTGACTTTATCAGAAACTGTCTAATTCACAATTTGAGAGCGTTATATCATCAAGAAAAGGAAGCTACTGATGAAAATGAGGGtattgaaattgttaataCAGATTTCTCTTTGGCCTATGGCTCTAGaatgttattaaataaaactaGACTTCGTCTATTAAAGGGTCACCGTTATGGTTTATGTGGTAGAAACGGTGCTGGTAAATCCACTTTAATGAGATCCATTGCTAATGGTCAATTAGAAGGTTTCCCAGATAAGGATACTTTACGTACTTGTTTCGTTGAGCACAAGTTACAAGGTGAAGAAGGTGACCTAGACTTAGTGTCTTTCATTGCTTTGGATGAACAATTACAAAACACATCTCGTGAGGAAATTGCTAAAGCATTAGAATCCGTTGGTTTTGATGATGAGAGAAGATCACAAACAGTTGGTTCATTATCGGGTGGTtggaaaatgaaattagaaTTAGCAAGAGCAATGTTACAAAGAGCtgatattttgttattagaTGAACCTACCAATCATTTAGACGTTTCTAATGTTAAATGGTTAGAGGAGTATCTGTTAGAGAACACAGAAATCACTTCATTGATTGTTTCCCATGACTCGGGATTTTTAGACACTGTTTGTACtgatattattcattatgaaaataaaaaattggCTTACTATAAGGGGAACTTGGCTAAATTTGTTGAACAAAAGCCAGAAGCTAAGGCTTACTATACATTAACCGATTCTAACGCTCAAATGCATTTCCCACCTCCAGGGATTTTAACTGGTGTCAAATCTAATACAAGAGCAGTTGCGAAAATGACTAATGTGACATTTACTTATCCAGGCAGAGATAAACCACAATTAGAAAACGCTTCATGTGCTTTATCTTTATCCTCCCGTGTTGCCGTTCTTGGTCCAAATGGTGCTGGTAAATCtactttaattaaattgttAACTGCAGAATTAGTTCCAGATGAAGGTAAGGTTGAGAAGCATCCGAATTTACGTATCGGTTATATTGCTCAACATGCTTTACAACATGTTAATGAACATAAAGAAAAGACAGCCAACCAATATTTGCAATGGCGTTACAAATTCGGTGATGATCGTGAAGTTTTATTAAAGGAGTCTAGAAAAATATCGGATGAAGAAAAGGAATTAATGACTAAGGAGattgatattgatgatgGTAGAGGGCCAAGAGCCATCGAAGCTATTGTTGGTAGACaaaagttgaagaaaacCTTCCAATATGAAGTGAAGTGGAAATGGTGGAAACCAAAATACAACTCTTGGGTTCCTAAGGACGTTTTAATCGGTCAtggttttgaaaaattggtTCAGAAGTTTGACGATCACGAAGCTTCTAGAGAAGGTTTAGGTTACCGTGAACTAACACCTTCAGTCATTACAAAACattttgaagatgttgGATTAGATGCTGAAATTGCAAACCATACACCAATGGGTTCATTATCCGGTGGTCAATTAGTCAAAGTTGTCATCGCAGGTGCTATGTGGAATAATCCTCATCTTTTAGTTTTAGATGAACCTACCAATTATTTGGATAGAGATTCTTTAGGTGCTTTGGCTATGGCAATCCGTGAATGGTCTGGTGGTGTTGTTATGATTTCACATAACAACGAATTCGTAGGCGCTTTATGTCCTGAGCAATGGATTGTTGAAAACGGTAAATTGACTCAAAAGGGTGTTGCCGAAGTTGATCAATCAAGATTTGAGGATGGTGGTAACACCGAAGCTGTTGGTTTAGCAAAAAAATGTCTTCTCCATCTGTTGTCGACGATGATTCTCCAGCTAATATTAAGGTCAAACAAAGAGTGA
- the FPY1 gene encoding flavin adenine dinucleotide pyrophosphatase (similar to Saccharomyces cerevisiae YMR178W; ancestral locus Anc_6.250), with protein sequence MSIVAAACVIIGDEVLNSKIHDSNSRYFAKYCYNLGIELKEIATIGDDEDIIVETLQRLSKKYDFIVTTGGIGPTHDDITYDAIAKSFNLPCELDLDCKARMTNISNPESKLDSDSLKAHYRMATLPTGKIVENYYLADDLWVPVCCINKQVYIFPGIPQLFIKLLNLLTPILKTTYSIEDNNQDYVRYFVKTSFKESEISTYLRLLQEESSKISKNIKIGSYPHFGHGFNTVSILGTSDFSDYLAKIRDQTIERLNGEQISEAEEERISNDFENQGIKP encoded by the coding sequence atgTCGATTGTAGCAGCAGCATGTGTAATAATTGGTGATGAAGTTTTGAATAGCAAGATTCATGATTCAAATTCTAGATATTTCGCAAAATATTGCTATAATCTTGGAATcgaattaaaagaaattgctACGATTGGCGATGACGAAGATATTATTGTGGAAACATTACAAAGGTTATccaaaaaatatgattttatAGTAACCACTGGTGGAATTGGTCCGACACATGATGATATAACATACGATGCAATTGCTAAAAGTTTTAACCTTCCATGTGAATTAGATTTGGATTGTAAAGCAAGAATGactaatatttcaaatccAGAATCGAAATTGGATAGCGATTCTTTGAAGGCCCATTACAGAATGGCTACCCTTCCAACTGgtaaaattgttgaaaacTATTACTTAGCGGACGACTTGTGGGTTCCAGTATGTTGCATTAATAAGCAGGTTTATATCTTCCCAGGGATACCGCAATTGTTTATAAAACTTTTAAACCTATTAACCCCAATATTGAAAACTACTTATTCGATCGAAGATAATAATCAAGATTATGTGCGTTACTTTGTCAAAACTAGTTTTAAAGAATCAGAAATCTCAACATATTTGAGATTATTACAAGAAGAAAGTAGTAAGATAtctaaaaatatcaaaattggTTCTTATCCACATTTTGGACATGGATTTAATACAGTAAGCATTTTAGGAACTAGTGACTTTTCAGATTATCTTGCTAAAATAAGGGACCaaacaattgaaagattAAATGGTGAACAGATATCTGAAGCAGAGGAAGAAAGGATATctaatgattttgaaaaccaGGGAATAAAACCATAA
- the ESF1 gene encoding pre-rRNA-processing protein ESF1 (similar to Saccharomyces cerevisiae ESF1 (YDR365C); ancestral locus Anc_5.430): protein MSSDKPVNTDERFSGVFNDPKFKNARKKNLKIKLDSRFSKSDLEVNRKARVDKYGRKISNLNNQEAKDFDKYFEKEEDGKGEEIAVKPLIDRARGEVPSDYQSSLDDYTSSESEDSEDEDLESEGESEAEIEETKPESGDSSKTIAVVNLDWDHVKATDLLVTFSSFVPKGGKIERIAIFPSEFGKQRMEREELEGPPKELFQKKKKKNSKKSNAEFNDDSDVDINDLYEEGDVDKEVDSKSLRQYQLDRLRYYYAVVFCNNISTAEAIYNNCDGTEYESTANVFDLRYVPDGMDFEDQPYDECTELPKNYTPLNFTTDALQHSNVKLTWDETPADRVEIAKRAFTQKEIDEMDFKAYLASDSEESEGENEEVKNKLKSLVGLSMKIGDKSIMDNKSDNEDGEVDMEITFTPGLAENDNNDKEEENEETTIEKVRRKEKERRKARKQKLKEIKQNSEQEKREKLKSLKTERSKKSEDTESDKNAKAELELLMMDEDEINGTSTINKKAHFNMKEILRSEKEKTKKSKFQNKEKIVEDNFKADLNDPRFNEMFEDHDFAIDPTQSEYKETAAMKEILKERSKRSTMKKANRSEKRKISPSDGSQKDISNIVNKLKNKNKKSKR from the coding sequence ATGTCATCTGATAAACCAGTCAATACTGATGAAAGATTCTCAGGTGTCTTTAACGATCCAAAGTTTAAAAATGCcagaaaaaagaatttaaagattaaATTGGACTCTAGATTCAGTAAGTCTGATTTAGAAGTAAATCGTAAAGCTAGAGTTGATAAATATGGTagaaaaatttcaaatttgaataatcaGGAGGCCAAAGATTTCGATAAGTATTTTGAAAAGGAAGAAGATGGTAAAGGTGAAGAAATTGCAGTGAAACCACTCATTGACAGGGCTCGTGGGGAAGTTCCAAGTGATTACCAAAGTTCCTTAGATGATTATACGTCATCTGAATCTGAAGATTCTGAAGACGAAGACTTAGAAAGTGAAGGTGAATCAGAAGctgaaattgaagaaactAAGCCAGAATCTGGTGATTCTTCAAAGACTATTGCTGTTGTCAATTTGGATTGGGATCATGTCAAAGCTACTGATTTGTTAGTAACATTTTCTAGTTTTGTTCCAAAAGGTGGTAAAATTGAGAGAATCGCTATTTTCCCAAGTGAATTCGGTAAGCAGCGAATGGAAAGAGAAGAACTTGAAGGTCCTCCAAAAGAATTGTtccaaaaaaagaagaagaaaaattcgAAGAAAAGTAATGCAGAATTTAATGATGATTCAGACGTCGATATCAACGATTTATATGAAGAAGGTGATGTTGATAAAGAGGTAGACTCAAAATCGTTACGTCAATACCAATTGGATAGATTAAGATACTACTATGCAGTAGTTTTCTGTAATAACATATCCACTGCTGAAGCTATTTACAACAACTGTGATGGTACTGAATATGAATCGACTGCAAATGTTTTTGATTTGCGTTATGTCCCGGATGGTATGGACTTTGAAGATCAACCTTATGATGAATGTACAGAACTTCCTAAAAATTATACACCATTGAATTTCACAACTGATGCATTACAACATTCGAACGTAAAATTAACGTGGGATGAAACTCCAGCTGATAGAGTTGAAATAGCTAAGAGAGCCTTTActcaaaaagaaattgatgaaatggATTTTAAAGCATATTTAGCTTCTGACAGTGAAGAATCTGAAGgagaaaatgaagaagtaaaaaataaactGAAATCCTTAGTTGGTCTATCAATGAAAATTGGTGACAAGTCAATCATGGATAACAAATCTGACAACGAGGATGGTGAAGTTGATATGGAAATTACATTTACACCAGGTCTAGCtgaaaatgataacaatgataaagaagaggaaaatgaagaaacgACAATCGAAAAGGTTAGACGTAAAGAAAAGGAACGTCGTAAGGctagaaaacaaaaattaaaggaaatAAAGCAAAATTCAGAACAAGAAAAGAGAGAGAAGTTAAAGTCATTGAAGACTGAAAGGTCAAAGAAATCGGAAGATACTGAATCAGATAAGAATGCAAAGGCTGAATTAGAATTGTTAATGATGGATGAGGATGAAATAAATGGAACTAGCACCATAAATAAGAAGGCACATTTCAATATGAAGGAAATTTTGAGATccgaaaaagaaaaaacgAAGAAATCTAAGTTCCAAAATAAGGAAAAAATTGTTGAGGATAACTTTAAGGCAGACTTAAATGATCCTAGATTCAACGAAATGTTTGAAGATCATGATTTTGCCATTGATCCAACTCAATCAGAGTATAAGGAAACTGCAGCAATGAAGGAAATATTGAAGGAAAGATCGAAGCGTTCCACTATGAAAAAAGCCAATAGAAGtgaaaagagaaaaatCTCACCATCAGACGGAAGCCAAAAAGacatttcaaatattgtcaataaattaaagaacaagaacaagaaatCTAAACGTTAG